The following are encoded together in the Microcoleus sp. FACHB-68 genome:
- a CDS encoding aspartate-semialdehyde dehydrogenase → MPESYRVAILGATGAVGTELLELLENRNFPLSELKLLASPRSAGRTLPFKGEQLPVEPVEEGAFENVDIVLASAGGSTSKQWAHKAVAAGAVVIDNSSAFRMDPNVPLVVPEVNPEAAANHRGIIANPNCTTILMSVAVWPLHKVAPVQRIVAATYQSASGAGARAMEEMKAQAQAILAGETPKTEIFPYPLAFNLFPHNSPLNDQGYCEEEMKMVNETRKIFGAPALRVSATCVRVPVLRAHSEALNLEFDQPFSVAKAREILSEAPGVELVEDWQANYFPMPFEATGRDDVLVGRIRQDISHPCGLELWLSGDQIRKGAALNAVQIAELLVAKNLLKPAVAIGANS, encoded by the coding sequence TTGCCTGAATCTTATCGAGTAGCAATTTTAGGAGCCACCGGCGCAGTTGGCACAGAATTGCTGGAATTATTGGAAAACCGGAACTTTCCCCTCAGCGAACTGAAGCTGCTAGCTTCCCCGCGCTCAGCAGGGCGGACTTTACCCTTTAAAGGTGAACAACTGCCGGTGGAGCCTGTGGAAGAGGGTGCGTTTGAAAATGTAGATATCGTTTTGGCTTCTGCCGGCGGTTCAACGTCGAAACAGTGGGCGCATAAAGCCGTAGCAGCCGGTGCGGTGGTGATCGATAACTCCAGCGCGTTTCGCATGGACCCCAACGTTCCTCTCGTCGTGCCAGAGGTGAATCCAGAAGCAGCGGCGAATCATCGGGGAATTATCGCCAATCCTAACTGCACCACGATTTTAATGAGTGTGGCAGTGTGGCCCTTGCATAAAGTTGCGCCGGTGCAGCGCATCGTTGCCGCCACCTACCAATCGGCAAGTGGTGCCGGTGCGCGGGCAATGGAAGAAATGAAAGCCCAAGCCCAAGCGATTTTGGCCGGGGAAACACCCAAAACAGAAATCTTCCCCTATCCCCTCGCCTTTAACTTATTCCCGCATAATTCCCCGCTAAATGATCAGGGATACTGTGAGGAAGAGATGAAGATGGTAAATGAGACACGCAAGATTTTCGGTGCGCCGGCATTGCGAGTTAGTGCGACGTGTGTGCGGGTTCCCGTATTGCGTGCCCATTCGGAAGCCCTTAACCTAGAGTTTGACCAACCGTTTAGTGTGGCTAAAGCGCGGGAAATCCTCTCAGAAGCTCCAGGGGTTGAGTTAGTAGAAGATTGGCAGGCGAATTACTTCCCCATGCCCTTTGAAGCAACAGGTCGGGATGACGTATTAGTTGGCAGAATTCGTCAGGATATTTCTCATCCTTGCGGCTTAGAACTGTGGCTGAGCGGGGATCAAATTCGCAAAGGAGCGGCTTTAAATGCCGTCCAAATTGCCGAATTATTGGTTGCTAAAAACTTGTTAAAACCGGCAGTTGCAATCGGTGCGAATAGCTAA
- the dapA gene encoding 4-hydroxy-tetrahydrodipicolinate synthase, which translates to MVNFGRVVTAMITPFKEDGSVNYAVAEQLAAHLASHGTDALVVCGTTGESPTLSWDEEYQLFQVVQQAVAGKAKVIAGTGSNSTTEAIAATQKAARIGLDGSLQVVPYYNKPPQEGLYQHFKTIAEAVPDLPLMLYNIPGRTGQNLLPETVARLAEIPNIVAIKEASGNLDQVTQVRYATPEEFKIYSGDDSLTLPMLAVGAAGVVSVASHLVGEQLQEMIEAFETGKTGKATQIHLQLFPLFKALFATTNPIPVKTALKLQGWDVGSTRLPLCDPPAEVSQALSAVLKELSLLQTSVW; encoded by the coding sequence GTGGTAAATTTTGGACGGGTTGTGACGGCAATGATTACGCCGTTCAAAGAAGATGGGAGTGTCAACTACGCAGTCGCTGAACAACTGGCAGCGCATTTAGCGTCTCACGGAACAGATGCTTTAGTCGTGTGCGGGACAACCGGCGAGTCTCCCACATTAAGCTGGGATGAAGAATATCAGTTATTTCAGGTTGTGCAACAAGCCGTTGCCGGTAAAGCGAAAGTGATTGCCGGCACCGGCTCCAATTCCACCACAGAAGCGATCGCAGCGACCCAAAAAGCCGCTAGAATAGGATTGGATGGTTCTTTGCAGGTTGTCCCCTACTACAATAAGCCACCTCAGGAGGGACTTTATCAGCATTTCAAAACGATTGCCGAGGCAGTGCCCGACCTACCGTTGATGCTGTACAACATTCCGGGACGCACAGGGCAAAATCTTCTGCCAGAAACCGTTGCGAGATTAGCTGAAATTCCCAACATTGTGGCGATTAAGGAAGCGAGTGGCAACCTGGATCAAGTCACTCAAGTTCGATACGCCACCCCAGAGGAATTCAAGATATACTCTGGAGATGATTCCCTCACCCTTCCTATGCTGGCGGTAGGGGCTGCCGGCGTCGTCAGTGTTGCCTCTCATTTGGTGGGAGAACAACTCCAAGAAATGATCGAAGCATTTGAAACTGGCAAAACCGGCAAAGCCACTCAAATTCATCTGCAATTATTCCCCCTATTTAAAGCCCTGTTTGCAACAACCAATCCAATTCCAGTTAAGACAGCGCTTAAACTTCAAGGCTGGGATGTGGGTTCAACACGCTTACCCCTGTGCGATCCACCGGCTGAAGTCAGTCAAGCTTTATCAGCGGTGCTCAAAGAGTTATCTCTCCTGCAAACGAGCGTGTGGTAG
- the tig gene encoding trigger factor → MGWKYPVRPSGLVRPDPITGCELLGDVDLHCWRIAFNAISAGEAPNKTDQEPSQLLSETNAPMKVTQEKLPASQVGLEIEIPPEMSTKTYERVIQDLSRTANIPGFRKGKVPRQILLQRLGTVRIKAATLEDLIQNGLEAAIKQESIPAIGNYQLLTSFEELITQFKPGEPLTYKATVDVEPAVQVSDYKGLTVQAEEVKPDSSQVDKFLEQRRGEQATLIPVEGRPAQQGDMAVVDYTARFASDSAEEATAEVPGAQATDFQVELVEGKFIPGFIEGIFGMNLGETKEVTVQFPEDYTREDLAGRSTIFTITLQDLKEKELPPLDDDFAQEVSEFQTLAELRESVESKYKEDADKETKANKEQALLKELLNHVEMEIPETLIEREVEYLLKQMAIQLGNYGLDVKQLYSEENLPQMRERSRPEAIERIKQARALQEIAKLESIEPTDAEIDTRIEEVVAQLAGQSIDPVRVRDFVQAELQREKTLEWLAENANIELLPEGSLTKKDEAELEEEETAAASEQILEAEVTQVDEPAVSSSGEPT, encoded by the coding sequence TTGGGCTGGAAATACCCAGTTAGACCTAGCGGTCTTGTCCGGCCCGATCCCATCACCGGCTGCGAGCTGCTAGGCGATGTTGACCTCCATTGCTGGAGGATCGCCTTTAACGCAATCTCAGCCGGTGAAGCACCGAATAAAACCGATCAAGAACCATCACAGCTGTTGTCTGAAACGAACGCGCCCATGAAAGTCACCCAGGAAAAGCTTCCAGCTAGCCAAGTTGGCCTAGAAATCGAAATTCCCCCAGAAATGTCTACAAAGACCTACGAGCGGGTCATTCAAGACCTCAGCCGCACAGCGAATATTCCTGGGTTTCGCAAAGGCAAGGTTCCTCGCCAGATATTGCTCCAGCGCTTAGGAACCGTCCGCATCAAAGCCGCCACCTTGGAAGACTTGATTCAAAATGGCCTGGAAGCAGCCATCAAGCAGGAATCGATTCCAGCGATCGGCAACTATCAACTCCTCACGTCCTTCGAGGAACTGATCACCCAGTTTAAACCCGGAGAGCCGCTAACCTACAAAGCCACAGTGGATGTAGAGCCGGCAGTTCAGGTGAGTGACTACAAAGGATTGACGGTACAGGCTGAAGAAGTCAAGCCAGATTCTAGCCAAGTCGATAAGTTTCTCGAACAGCGCCGAGGGGAACAGGCTACCTTAATTCCGGTAGAAGGGCGACCGGCACAGCAGGGAGATATGGCAGTCGTTGACTATACTGCACGGTTTGCCAGTGACTCAGCAGAGGAAGCCACCGCAGAAGTTCCCGGAGCGCAAGCAACCGACTTTCAAGTGGAATTGGTAGAAGGCAAGTTTATTCCCGGCTTCATCGAAGGCATCTTCGGCATGAATCTGGGAGAAACGAAGGAAGTTACCGTTCAGTTTCCGGAAGATTACACCCGCGAAGACCTGGCCGGCAGATCTACAATTTTCACCATTACTCTGCAAGACCTCAAAGAAAAAGAGCTGCCCCCATTGGATGATGACTTCGCTCAAGAAGTCAGCGAGTTCCAAACCTTAGCAGAACTGCGAGAATCGGTCGAGTCCAAATATAAAGAGGATGCCGATAAGGAAACAAAAGCCAACAAAGAGCAAGCCTTGCTCAAGGAGCTTTTAAATCACGTAGAAATGGAAATTCCGGAAACGCTGATTGAGCGAGAAGTCGAGTACCTGCTCAAGCAAATGGCCATCCAACTGGGAAATTACGGCCTAGATGTCAAGCAGCTCTATAGTGAAGAAAACCTGCCCCAGATGCGGGAGCGTTCACGACCGGAAGCGATTGAGCGCATCAAACAGGCTCGCGCTCTGCAAGAAATTGCCAAGCTAGAATCAATCGAACCGACAGACGCAGAGATTGATACCCGGATCGAAGAAGTCGTGGCCCAGCTTGCCGGTCAATCCATTGATCCAGTCAGGGTGCGCGATTTTGTCCAAGCAGAGCTACAGCGAGAAAAAACCCTCGAATGGCTGGCAGAAAACGCGAACATCGAACTGCTGCCAGAAGGTTCTTTAACGAAAAAAGATGAGGCCGAACTTGAGGAAGAAGAAACGGCTGCGGCATCAGAGCAGATTCTTGAGGCTGAAGTCACTCAAGTAGATGAGCCGGCTGTATCATCTTCTGGAGAGCCAACCTGA
- a CDS encoding ribonuclease J, with protein sequence MTQNESSTALRIIPLGGLHEIGKNTCVFEYNDEMILLDAGLGFPSDSMHGVNIVLPDMTYVRENRHKIKGMIVTHGHEDHIGGIAFHLKQFDIPVIYGPRLAMALLEGKLEEAGVSNRTELRKVGPRDMVRIGTSFFVEFIRNTHSIADSFTVAIHTPVGILIHTGDFKVDHTPVDGEFFDFQRLAEYGEKGVLCLMSDSTNSETPGFTPSERSVYPNLDRVFSQVPGRLFVTTFASSVHRLQMILELAKKHNRIVSVVGRSMLNVIAHARNLGYIKCEDNLFEPLHAIRQLPDERVLILTTGSQGEPMSAMTRIAHGEHRQIKIRKGDTVVFSANPIPGNTIAVVNTIDKLMMQGAHVVYGRDKGIHVSGHGCQEDQKLMIALTRPKFFLPVHGEHRMLIQHSKTAQSMGIPAENMVIIDNGDVVALTETSMRIADKVPSGLELVDSSRTGVVKDNVLKERQQLAEDGVVTIAAAIDWNGQMTAQPEVHLRGVVSSVERMLLKQWVSEILAGLLNDRWTEFAKPSNDGELEVDWAGLHVQIERELQRMLRRELQSNPLLVFLMQTPQEPPMKTAGRRRRPTAKVAS encoded by the coding sequence ATGACTCAAAACGAATCTTCAACAGCCCTAAGAATTATTCCCCTAGGCGGATTGCACGAAATCGGCAAAAATACGTGCGTCTTTGAATACAACGACGAAATGATTTTGTTGGATGCCGGTTTAGGATTTCCCAGCGACTCCATGCACGGGGTGAATATTGTCCTGCCAGATATGACCTACGTGCGGGAAAACCGGCACAAAATTAAAGGCATGATTGTCACCCACGGTCATGAAGACCACATCGGCGGCATTGCCTTTCACTTAAAGCAATTTGATATTCCAGTGATTTACGGGCCGCGCTTAGCAATGGCCTTATTGGAAGGCAAACTCGAAGAAGCCGGTGTTTCCAACCGTACCGAACTGAGAAAAGTTGGGCCGCGCGATATGGTGCGAATTGGCACCTCATTCTTTGTGGAATTCATTCGCAACACCCACTCGATCGCAGACAGCTTCACCGTTGCCATTCATACCCCAGTTGGCATTCTCATTCACACAGGCGACTTCAAAGTTGACCACACGCCGGTTGATGGCGAATTTTTCGACTTTCAAAGATTGGCTGAGTATGGCGAAAAAGGCGTACTGTGCCTGATGAGCGACTCAACTAACTCGGAAACCCCAGGATTTACCCCCTCAGAACGGTCTGTTTATCCCAATTTAGATCGGGTTTTCTCGCAAGTACCAGGCCGCTTATTTGTCACGACCTTTGCCTCTTCAGTTCACCGGCTGCAGATGATTTTGGAGCTGGCTAAGAAACACAATCGGATTGTATCTGTCGTTGGCAGATCCATGCTGAATGTGATCGCACACGCCCGCAACCTAGGTTATATCAAGTGCGAAGATAACTTGTTTGAGCCGTTGCACGCGATTCGCCAGTTACCTGATGAGCGAGTGTTGATTTTGACCACCGGCTCTCAAGGTGAGCCAATGTCAGCCATGACACGGATTGCTCATGGGGAACACCGGCAGATCAAAATCCGCAAAGGCGATACCGTCGTCTTCTCCGCTAACCCCATCCCTGGCAATACCATCGCCGTTGTCAACACTATCGACAAGCTGATGATGCAGGGTGCTCACGTGGTTTATGGCCGAGATAAAGGCATTCACGTTTCCGGGCATGGTTGTCAGGAAGATCAAAAACTGATGATTGCCCTCACCCGTCCGAAATTCTTCTTGCCGGTTCACGGTGAGCACCGGATGTTAATCCAGCACTCTAAAACCGCTCAGAGTATGGGCATCCCCGCTGAGAATATGGTGATTATCGATAACGGAGATGTTGTTGCATTAACCGAAACCAGTATGCGGATCGCCGATAAAGTGCCCTCTGGATTGGAACTGGTGGATTCTTCCCGTACGGGTGTTGTGAAAGACAACGTCCTGAAAGAACGTCAGCAGCTTGCGGAAGACGGTGTCGTGACGATTGCCGCCGCGATTGACTGGAATGGTCAAATGACAGCGCAACCGGAAGTTCACCTGCGAGGGGTGGTATCATCCGTTGAGCGAATGCTGTTGAAACAGTGGGTCAGCGAAATTCTGGCAGGTTTATTGAATGATCGCTGGACAGAATTTGCCAAACCTTCAAATGATGGCGAACTGGAAGTCGATTGGGCCGGCCTTCATGTCCAAATTGAGCGCGAACTGCAACGAATGCTGCGCCGCGAACTGCAAAGCAATCCTTTACTGGTGTTCTTGATGCAAACGCCTCAAGAACCGCCGATGAAAACTGCCGGTAGACGCCGCCGCCCAACGGCTAAAGTTGCCTCGTAA
- a CDS encoding glycosyl hydrolase family 28-related protein — protein MSRKPANRRFKKFWQVFLVIALFFSFFGGIYSLSVAYNYLTALEIPQSESSTFTANPSSSCGSATGSPTDNPITARYGNSTYSWTNQIKWNCVYNIKDFKGSPIERFNAARDAASAGGGGVVYFPAGTYNFIDSISLKNGVVIRGETPSVKDAKAGSYAPPTKFVFPKYEPKLSGNGTPNQTAFKKILTASPNQDSNIGLVNIDINRAGIYWEGDTNSGKNKNIMIFGIRNNNVADPDPNIPNPSFQEPWMRYSHRFAANLKINAYENVLVANNRINDAITDNYEQPGYKVRPLKGNNTITYSEGNKVPFHYGNHYGIVVNRSKAGGYSLAGNPQTEPGLFRKGIVIRDNWVYHSMRVGIQASGEGLIVQDNQIQDSENKQWWTDPTGIKEPQGSVTLENRAIDWSGWNVRLEGNNYQVYRHRIMDSKYLSVDGEGILVQECCGGTQVNGATITKNQGNSYIGFYKVPSIRNVNITENNLFDNITNTALIYVVADTNKQSNSMENVQIENNTVNGGILAKSSAGGSGNLIKNNAGNNTGAIEASCHVAVSGNTGFQTKPCLN, from the coding sequence ATGAGCCGAAAACCTGCGAACCGGCGTTTTAAAAAGTTCTGGCAAGTTTTTTTAGTTATCGCTTTATTCTTTAGTTTTTTTGGTGGAATCTACAGTCTGTCTGTTGCTTACAATTATCTGACAGCCTTAGAAATTCCCCAATCTGAAAGCTCCACATTCACCGCTAACCCTTCATCCTCCTGCGGTAGTGCCACCGGCAGCCCCACAGATAACCCAATAACCGCTCGTTACGGCAATTCCACGTATTCTTGGACAAATCAAATTAAGTGGAATTGTGTTTATAACATAAAAGATTTTAAAGGTTCCCCAATCGAGCGATTTAATGCCGCGCGAGATGCGGCATCAGCCGGCGGTGGCGGGGTGGTTTACTTTCCTGCCGGCACTTATAATTTTATCGATAGTATTTCTCTGAAAAATGGAGTTGTTATTCGCGGAGAAACGCCTTCAGTTAAAGATGCGAAAGCCGGCTCTTATGCTCCCCCGACAAAGTTTGTCTTTCCTAAATACGAGCCAAAATTATCAGGAAACGGAACCCCCAACCAGACAGCCTTTAAAAAAATTCTAACCGCTTCACCCAATCAAGATAGTAATATTGGTCTTGTCAATATTGATATTAATCGGGCCGGCATTTATTGGGAGGGAGATACGAATAGCGGGAAAAACAAAAATATTATGATCTTTGGCATTCGCAACAACAACGTTGCTGATCCAGATCCAAATATTCCCAATCCTTCCTTTCAAGAACCTTGGATGCGATATAGCCATCGCTTTGCCGCAAATTTAAAAATTAATGCTTATGAAAATGTTTTAGTCGCCAACAATCGGATTAACGACGCGATTACCGACAATTACGAGCAACCCGGTTATAAAGTTAGACCGCTTAAAGGCAACAATACTATCACTTATTCCGAAGGTAATAAAGTTCCTTTCCACTACGGCAATCATTACGGAATTGTCGTGAATCGTTCCAAAGCCGGTGGTTATAGCCTTGCCGGCAACCCTCAAACCGAGCCAGGATTATTTCGCAAAGGAATTGTTATTCGGGATAACTGGGTTTATCACAGTATGCGAGTGGGAATTCAAGCATCAGGTGAGGGTTTAATCGTTCAAGATAATCAAATTCAAGATAGCGAAAATAAACAATGGTGGACAGATCCCACCGGCATCAAAGAACCTCAAGGTTCCGTCACCTTAGAAAACCGCGCAATTGATTGGTCTGGTTGGAATGTTCGCCTAGAGGGAAATAACTATCAAGTTTACCGGCATCGAATCATGGATTCTAAATATCTCAGCGTTGATGGAGAAGGAATTTTAGTTCAAGAATGCTGTGGGGGAACTCAAGTGAATGGAGCGACTATTACCAAAAATCAAGGTAATTCTTACATTGGCTTTTATAAAGTTCCCTCAATTCGTAATGTCAATATTACTGAAAACAACTTATTCGATAATATCACCAACACTGCACTCATTTATGTTGTGGCAGATACGAATAAACAATCTAATTCAATGGAAAATGTGCAAATTGAAAATAACACAGTAAACGGAGGAATTTTAGCAAAATCCAGCGCAGGCGGAAGCGGCAACTTAATCAAAAATAATGCCGGTAATAATACAGGAGCAATCGAAGCATCCTGCCATGTAGCAGTTAGCGGAAATACAGGTTTCCAAACCAAACCTTGCTTAAACTAA
- the recR gene encoding recombination mediator RecR, which produces MYSHRRRLKVYTRPLARLIEQLQRLPGIGPKTAQRLALHILKRPDTEIQALAQALIEAKQQVGLCQVCFHLSAEPVCEICRNPTRDNETICVVADSRDVIALEKTREYRGKYHVLGGVISPMDGIGPEQLSIQPLVQRVSGQQIKEVILAISPSVEGETTTLYVGRSLKLFTKVTRIAFGLPMGADLEYADEMTLARALEGRREL; this is translated from the coding sequence ATTTACAGCCACCGAAGGAGGCTCAAAGTTTACACACGTCCTTTAGCTCGTCTGATTGAGCAGCTGCAACGGTTACCCGGAATTGGCCCTAAAACCGCGCAGCGCTTAGCGTTGCATATCCTCAAGCGACCAGACACCGAAATTCAAGCGCTGGCCCAAGCTTTAATTGAGGCCAAACAACAGGTCGGGTTGTGTCAAGTGTGTTTTCACCTCTCAGCAGAGCCGGTGTGCGAAATTTGCCGCAACCCTACCAGGGACAACGAGACGATCTGCGTGGTTGCAGACTCCCGCGACGTGATTGCTTTAGAAAAAACGCGAGAGTATCGCGGGAAGTATCACGTTTTGGGTGGCGTCATTTCACCAATGGATGGGATTGGCCCAGAGCAACTGAGCATTCAACCCCTCGTGCAGCGGGTGAGTGGACAACAGATTAAGGAAGTCATTCTGGCCATTAGTCCCAGCGTGGAAGGAGAGACGACGACACTTTATGTGGGCCGATCGCTTAAGCTTTTCACCAAGGTGACGCGCATTGCCTTTGGCTTACCGATGGGTGCCGATCTAGAATATGCGGATGAAATGACCCTGGCGCGGGCGTTAGAAGGCCGGCGGGAGTTATAA
- a CDS encoding DUF427 domain-containing protein, which translates to MPKAVWNGTVIAESDQGQVVEGNYYFPPDAIKQQYFKESNTHTTCPWKGVASYYNVEVEGQVNKDAAWYYPQAKDAAKNIEGYIAFWRGVKVE; encoded by the coding sequence ATGCCAAAAGCAGTGTGGAACGGTACTGTGATAGCCGAAAGCGATCAAGGTCAAGTGGTGGAAGGCAATTATTATTTTCCGCCGGATGCGATTAAGCAGCAGTATTTCAAGGAAAGTAACACCCACACCACCTGTCCTTGGAAAGGGGTTGCGAGTTATTACAACGTTGAAGTTGAGGGTCAAGTTAATAAGGATGCGGCTTGGTACTATCCGCAGGCAAAGGATGCAGCGAAGAACATTGAAGGATATATCGCATTTTGGAGAGGCGTGAAAGTTGAATAA
- a CDS encoding bifunctional serine/threonine-protein kinase/formylglycine-generating enzyme family protein: MLVAGKILRNRYEIVKLLGSGGFGDTYLAKDRDLPGHPLCVVKHLQPKDPNPAVLLVARRLFETEAEVLYKLGNSCERIPRLFAHFEETGEFYLVQDYIEGHDLTEELTENKQLSEPEAIKLLQEILGILADVHHKNIIHRDINPKNIMRRKKDDQLMLIDFGAVKEIGVLMVNAQGHTNVSVAIGSLGYMPIEQAMGRPKPSSDIYAVGMIGIQALTGITPNQLPEDNDGEVIWKNRVSVSDGLADVLDKMVRSHFTQRYQDATEALQALNSVAAAPSSPTPLNSVAAAPSSPTPLNSVAAAPSSPTPLNSVAAAPSSPTPLNSVAAAPSSSTPTTPSPTNKITRRTLLHLTAFAGVVGVGLVISKNFWNQQPETVGDNPHPPEPETPTFGFTTVTVNARGETVSRQHRQAGVFVENLSNNVILETVAIPGGKFLMGSPATEQERESSESPQHSVMLQPFFLGKYPVTQVQWQAVMGNNPAHFRGNNRPVENVSWNDAIAFCQKLSKKTGRNYRLPSEAEWEYACRAGTTTPFYFGKTITSDLANYNSDYIYASAPKGVNRRETTDAGSFPPNAFGLYDMHGNVWEWCQDVWHENYNGAPSDGSAWESGGDIIHFYGSEEGASSPLSKKHGYGRMQRGGSWYFNPRNCRSANRSRNVPDYWSYYIGFRVVLVPA, encoded by the coding sequence ATGCTCGTTGCCGGTAAAATATTGCGGAATCGCTACGAAATCGTCAAGCTGCTGGGAAGCGGCGGGTTCGGGGACACGTATCTGGCAAAAGATCGGGATTTACCGGGACATCCCCTGTGTGTCGTTAAACACCTGCAACCGAAAGATCCCAACCCCGCCGTGTTGCTGGTTGCCAGACGTTTGTTTGAAACAGAAGCAGAAGTTTTGTATAAACTTGGCAACAGTTGTGAGCGCATTCCCCGACTGTTTGCCCACTTTGAGGAAACTGGAGAATTTTATCTCGTTCAAGACTATATTGAGGGGCATGACTTGACGGAGGAACTCACTGAGAACAAGCAGTTGAGTGAGCCTGAAGCAATTAAACTTTTGCAGGAAATTTTGGGAATTTTGGCGGATGTTCACCACAAAAATATCATCCACCGGGATATCAACCCCAAAAATATCATGCGGAGGAAAAAAGATGACCAATTGATGCTGATAGACTTCGGGGCAGTGAAAGAAATCGGCGTACTGATGGTTAACGCACAGGGGCACACCAATGTATCAGTTGCTATTGGCTCTCTCGGTTATATGCCTATCGAACAGGCAATGGGTAGACCTAAACCTAGCAGCGATATTTACGCAGTAGGGATGATTGGCATACAAGCACTGACAGGAATCACGCCCAATCAATTGCCAGAAGACAATGATGGTGAAGTGATTTGGAAAAATCGCGTTTCTGTCAGCGATGGGTTAGCAGATGTTTTAGACAAAATGGTGCGTTCTCACTTCACTCAACGTTACCAAGATGCAACAGAAGCGTTACAAGCGCTGAATTCCGTCGCAGCAGCACCTTCTTCACCTACGCCGCTGAATTCCGTCGCAGCAGCACCTTCTTCACCTACGCCGCTGAATTCTGTTGCAGCAGCACCTTCTTCACCCACGCCGCTGAATTCTGTTGCAGCAGCACCTTCTTCACCCACGCCGCTGAATTCCGTTGCAGCAGCACCTTCTTCATCCACCCCAACGACTCCCTCACCTACCAATAAAATAACCCGGCGCACTTTGTTACATCTGACAGCGTTTGCGGGTGTGGTTGGTGTGGGTTTGGTGATCAGCAAAAATTTTTGGAACCAACAGCCTGAAACCGTAGGAGATAATCCGCACCCGCCTGAACCGGAAACTCCAACGTTTGGATTCACAACCGTTACTGTCAATGCCAGGGGAGAAACTGTCAGTCGACAGCACAGACAAGCGGGCGTTTTTGTCGAAAATCTCAGCAACAATGTAATTCTAGAAACAGTGGCAATTCCCGGCGGCAAATTTCTCATGGGTTCCCCAGCCACGGAACAAGAGCGAGAGAGCAGTGAAAGTCCCCAGCATTCGGTAATGCTACAGCCGTTTTTTTTGGGCAAATACCCTGTCACCCAAGTGCAGTGGCAAGCCGTGATGGGGAATAACCCGGCTCACTTTAGAGGAAATAATAGGCCGGTAGAAAATGTATCTTGGAATGATGCTATTGCATTTTGCCAGAAACTCTCGAAAAAAACGGGGCGCAACTATCGTTTACCCAGCGAAGCCGAGTGGGAATATGCCTGTCGCGCCGGCACCACCACCCCGTTTTACTTTGGTAAGACAATAACGTCTGATTTGGCTAACTATAATAGCGACTACATCTACGCCTCAGCACCAAAAGGCGTTAACCGACGAGAAACAACCGATGCCGGGAGTTTTCCACCCAATGCCTTTGGGCTGTATGATATGCACGGCAATGTCTGGGAGTGGTGTCAAGATGTCTGGCATGAGAATTACAACGGTGCGCCTTCTGATGGCAGTGCGTGGGAAAGTGGTGGAGATATCATTCACTTCTATGGGAGTGAAGAGGGGGCTTCTAGCCCGTTGAGTAAAAAGCACGGTTATGGCCGGATGCAGCGTGGAGGTTCTTGGTACTTCAACCCCAGGAACTGCCGTAGTGCCAATCGTAGCAGGAACGTGCCGGACTATTGGAGCTACTACATTGGTTTTCGGGTAGTGCTTGTTCCCGCATAG
- a CDS encoding Mo-dependent nitrogenase C-terminal domain-containing protein → MSAATTANYPSQKPGFDPLQPLRQWLDQVQVQNRELAHRLCQLIPAQCPFERDIKVFGRTLFHIPPMCKLNPLYEEVVGLRFRALCYLADKCGEDVTRYC, encoded by the coding sequence ATGAGTGCAGCAACAACAGCGAATTATCCATCTCAAAAACCCGGCTTCGATCCACTCCAACCCTTGCGGCAGTGGCTCGATCAAGTACAAGTCCAAAACCGCGAATTGGCTCACCGGCTTTGCCAACTGATTCCCGCTCAGTGCCCGTTTGAGCGCGACATCAAAGTGTTTGGGCGCACCCTGTTTCACATTCCCCCCATGTGCAAGCTCAACCCCCTTTACGAAGAAGTGGTAGGGCTGCGTTTCCGTGCACTTTGCTATCTAGCAGATAAATGCGGTGAAGATGTCACTCGCTACTGCTAA